A single region of the Gossypium arboreum isolate Shixiya-1 chromosome 12, ASM2569848v2, whole genome shotgun sequence genome encodes:
- the LOC108477129 gene encoding uncharacterized protein At3g49055 → MEATADPSSEISIDDAGSSTVSPISDHDLFAQLESLRHDYHALRSKSSSMEESLRLLQQQRDEAIAQTAALTEKVHESSLERDFLRRQVEEFEVILRENEGGFAKKIDEESKAKFELEEKLEFYRGKVDELESETKVRNELFEKSLDSICSVKESLVEIIEILNDEKEVTENVDGESEKMELEDEELWNFERKLSTVLKLAREANSKAYEFKEARKKEKRELEGSVVSLTEENRDINSLLRIALVEKEAVEKNLNKLKGNTEQKRVALLHIAERGLQRVGFGFMMGSGSNEQATESSGASTTSIGSKSDGSECEEEVVSLASMVEKIMKNLRLEISQLRRSLEESRSDTERLQSLTEKQAQKLEENTLYIKELEDREMVLAQNVDELLMEIKETEADVARWREACELEVEAGKKEVEEREKLVVILKQELDKTKTALEISNGKLKLKEELAAAAIAAQAAAERSVQLADSRAVGLRDRIEELTKQLEEAEGKERSRRKVRHICWPWEILKMNITNTRAQNGKRMLPEMQAFLHHNR, encoded by the exons ATGGAAGCCACCGCAGATCCCTCATCGGAAATCTCTATCGACGATGCCGGTTCTTCCACCGTTTCACCGATCTCCGATCATGATCTCTTCGCGCAACTCGAATCTCTCCGTCACGATTACCATGCTCTCCGGTCCAAATCTTCATCCATGGAGGAGAGTCTGCGTCTTCTCCAGCAACAGAGAGACGAAGCAATTGCTCAAACCGCTGCTTTAACGGAGAAAGTTCACGAGTCGTCACTCGAGCGAGACTTTCTTCGCCGTCAAGTGGAGGAATTCGAAGTTATCTTAAGAGAAAACGAAGGTGGTTTTGCGAAAAAGATCGATGAGGAGTCTAAAGCAAAGTTTGAACTCGAGGAAAAGCTTGAATTTTACAGAGGGAAAGTCGATGAGTTGGAATCGGAAACTAAAGTCAGAAATGAGTTGTTCGAGAAAAGCTTGGATTCGATCTGTTCAGTGAAGGAAAGTTTGGTTGAAATCATCGAAATTTTGAATGATGAAAAGGAAGTGACGGAAAACGTTGATGGTGAGAGCGAGAAAATGGAATTAGAAGACGAAGAATTGTGGAATTTTGAGAGAAAATTAAGCACGGTTTTGAAACTTGCGAGAGAAGCTAACTCGAAAGCGTATGAGTTCAAggaagcaagaaagaaggagaaGAGGGAACTGGAGGGCAGTGTTGTGAGTTTAACGGAGGAGAATCGCGATATCAATAGTTTGTTGAGGATAGCTTTGGTGGAGAAAGAGGCGGTGGAGAAGAATTTGAATAAGCTAAAAGGGAACACTGAGCAAAAGAGAGTGGCACTGTTACATATTGCAGAGCGGGGGTTGCAGAGAGTCGGGTTCGGGTTTATGATGGGAAGTGGAAGCAATGAGCAAGCGACGGAGAGTTCAGGGGCCTCTACTACTAGTATAGGTAGTAAATCGGATGGCAGCGAATGTGAAGAGGAGGTTGTTAGCCTG GCCTCTATGGTGGAGAAGATAATGAAGAATTTAAGACTTGAAATTTCTCAATTACGAAGATCTTTGGAGGAATCTAG GTCTGACACCGAGCGACTACAGAGTCTTACAGAGAAACAAGCTCAAAAACTTGAAGAAAACACACTGTACATTAAAGAATTGGAAGACAGAGAGATGGTTTTAGCTCAAAAT GTCGATGAACTCTTGATggaaataaaagaaactgaagcagatgttgctagatggagagaAGCTTGTGAATTGGAAGTAGAAGCTGGAAAAAAAGAGGTTGAAGAACGTGAGAAACTG GTTGTTATTTTGAAGCAAGAATTGGACAAAACAAAAACAGCTTTAGAAATATCCAATGGCAAGTTAAAGTTGAAAGAAGAACTCGCAGCTGCAGCTATAGCTGCGCAGGCAGCCGCAGAGCGATCTGTGCAGCTAGCCGACAGCAGAGCTGTCGGACTACGCGACCGGATTGAGGAGTTAACGAAACAATTAGAAGAAGCAGAGGGCAAAGAGAGGAGTCGACGTAAGGTGAGGCACATTTGTTGGCCTTGGGAAATCCTGAAAATGAATATTACAAATACTAGAGCTCAGAATGGTAAACGCATGCTACCAGAAATGCAGGCCTTTCTTCATCATAACAGGTAA